Proteins encoded in a region of the Terriglobales bacterium genome:
- a CDS encoding exodeoxyribonuclease VII small subunit, translating into MPKFEECLQRLEKIVDELEKGNVPLEQAIKLFEEGVRLSNSCRQELEAAEGKVEILLKQNGKLQPEPFEPSAERAEAKS; encoded by the coding sequence TTGCCCAAGTTCGAAGAGTGCTTGCAGAGGCTGGAAAAGATCGTGGATGAGCTGGAAAAGGGAAACGTACCCTTAGAACAGGCCATCAAGCTCTTCGAAGAGGGTGTCCGGCTCTCCAACTCCTGTCGCCAGGAACTGGAGGCCGCCGAAGGCAAGGTGGAAATCCTCCTGAAGCAAAACGGCAAACTACAACCTGAACCTTTCGAACCCTCGGCTGAACGCGCCGAGGCCAAGTCTTAG
- a CDS encoding ATP-grasp domain-containing protein, giving the protein MKRLLLLSSTTGYQAQQFRAAAERIGLPLVLATDSCHALDDPWGDGAISIRFQKPRESAGKIREFAQHHPIQGVTAIGDGPTATAALVARDLRLRFHPPEGVELCHNKFLARERYKQAGMRVPWYMRFKVVSNPAEVGGAVPYPCVLKPLGLSASRGVIRANNGKEFVAAFRRIVALLQQKEVRVMRDESAGWIQVESFIPGREVAVEGLVTAGRLRVLAIFDKPDPLDGPFFEETIYVTPSRFSDTAQQSIIDCTEQAVSALGLTDGPIHAELRVNSEGPWMLEIAARPIGGLCAGALRFQCDGELISLEELILRHASGENVGHMSRESCASGVMMIPIPHEGIYEGVENVDAARQVPDIERVEITAKLRQKLVPLPEGASYLGFIFARAPDTYAVEAALRESHRRLRFLISSAIPVV; this is encoded by the coding sequence ATGAAACGACTCCTCCTCCTCTCCAGCACCACCGGCTACCAGGCGCAACAGTTCCGCGCTGCCGCCGAGCGCATCGGACTTCCACTCGTGCTCGCTACTGACTCCTGCCACGCACTTGACGATCCCTGGGGCGACGGCGCCATTTCGATACGTTTCCAGAAACCGCGCGAGTCGGCTGGAAAAATCCGTGAATTCGCCCAGCACCATCCGATTCAAGGCGTCACTGCGATCGGAGACGGACCCACCGCCACTGCCGCCCTGGTCGCGCGCGATCTCCGGCTCCGCTTCCACCCTCCGGAAGGCGTCGAACTCTGCCACAACAAGTTCCTGGCCCGCGAGCGCTACAAGCAGGCCGGCATGCGCGTTCCCTGGTACATGCGCTTCAAGGTGGTCTCCAATCCTGCGGAAGTCGGTGGCGCTGTTCCTTATCCTTGCGTGCTGAAACCGCTGGGGCTGTCCGCCAGCCGCGGCGTCATTCGCGCCAACAACGGAAAGGAATTTGTCGCTGCCTTCAGGCGCATCGTTGCCCTGCTGCAGCAAAAAGAAGTGCGGGTCATGCGCGACGAAAGCGCCGGCTGGATCCAGGTGGAATCATTCATCCCCGGTCGTGAGGTTGCGGTCGAGGGGCTCGTCACCGCGGGACGGTTACGCGTGCTGGCAATCTTCGACAAGCCCGATCCCCTGGACGGTCCATTCTTCGAAGAGACCATTTATGTCACGCCATCGCGCTTCAGCGATACCGCGCAGCAGTCGATCATCGATTGCACGGAACAGGCCGTCAGCGCCCTCGGACTCACAGACGGCCCGATTCACGCTGAATTACGCGTCAACAGCGAGGGCCCGTGGATGCTGGAAATTGCCGCGCGTCCGATCGGAGGACTGTGCGCCGGCGCTCTCCGATTCCAATGCGACGGGGAATTGATCTCATTGGAAGAACTCATTCTCCGGCACGCTTCCGGTGAGAATGTCGGGCACATGTCGCGGGAAAGTTGCGCCTCAGGCGTGATGATGATTCCCATACCTCACGAGGGCATTTACGAAGGCGTGGAGAACGTGGATGCTGCGCGGCAGGTACCGGACATCGAGCGCGTCGAGATTACCGCCAAGCTGCGCCAGAAACTGGTGCCGCTGCCCGAAGGCGCCAGTTACCTCGGCTTCATCTTCGCCCGCGCACCAGACACGTACGCCGTGGAAGCCGCGCTGCGCGAATCGCACCGCCGCCTCCGCTTCCTGATCTCGAGCGCCATTCCGGTTGTGTAG
- a CDS encoding oxidative damage protection protein, whose product MFCVKFQKEMPGLDEPPFDSPLGQRIYENVSAEAWKLWGEYCKMVLNEYRLNPANKQDQELILKHMEEYFFGEGQAFPPGYVPPKTKS is encoded by the coding sequence GTGTTCTGTGTGAAATTTCAAAAGGAAATGCCGGGACTCGACGAGCCCCCGTTCGACAGCCCTCTCGGACAGCGCATCTATGAGAACGTGTCCGCCGAAGCGTGGAAACTCTGGGGCGAGTACTGCAAGATGGTGCTCAACGAATACCGGCTGAATCCGGCGAACAAGCAGGACCAGGAACTCATCCTCAAGCACATGGAAGAGTATTTCTTCGGGGAAGGGCAGGCGTTTCCTCCAGGATACGTGCCCCCGAAGACTAAGTCGTAG
- the aceA gene encoding isocitrate lyase gives MMPVNGHSKAANIWNDSPRWKGITRPYSMNDVERLRGSIRVEYTLARMGAERLWELLQSESYVPALGAVTGNQAVQMVKAGLQAIYVSGWQVAADANDWGQTYPDQSLYPVDSVPNLCRKLNNALMRADQIDHSEGKNGTYWFAPLIADAEAGFGGALNAYELMKAMIEAGAACVHFEDQLSSAKKCGHLGGKVLVPTQEAVQKLVAARLAADVMGVPTLLLARTDANSAKLLTSDIDPIDRAFIEGERTSEGFFRVKGGLDYAIARSIAYAPYVDMIWCETSEPNIEEARRFAEGVHAKFPGKILAYNCSPSFNWKKKLSDADIARFQPALAEMGYKFQFVTLAGFHSLNLSMFELARGYRDRGMTAYSRLQEKEFSREYEYGYQAVKHQKFVGTGYFDSITEVVTQGMASTKALEGSTEEEQFQVKVTPPVIQIGQDPACQPILGDCPAVEPTRQRMAGD, from the coding sequence ATGATGCCGGTGAATGGCCATTCAAAAGCAGCGAACATTTGGAACGACAGCCCGCGCTGGAAGGGGATTACCCGTCCCTATTCGATGAACGATGTCGAGCGCCTGCGCGGCAGCATTCGCGTTGAGTACACGCTGGCGCGCATGGGCGCGGAGCGGCTGTGGGAACTGTTGCAAAGCGAGAGTTACGTGCCCGCGCTCGGCGCCGTCACCGGCAACCAGGCCGTGCAGATGGTAAAGGCAGGCCTGCAGGCGATTTACGTCAGCGGCTGGCAGGTTGCGGCCGACGCCAATGACTGGGGCCAGACTTACCCCGACCAGAGCTTATATCCCGTGGACAGCGTTCCGAACCTGTGCCGCAAGCTGAACAACGCGCTCATGCGCGCCGACCAGATTGACCACTCCGAGGGCAAGAATGGCACTTATTGGTTCGCGCCGCTGATCGCGGACGCGGAAGCTGGCTTCGGCGGGGCGCTCAACGCCTACGAACTGATGAAGGCGATGATTGAGGCGGGCGCGGCGTGCGTTCACTTCGAAGACCAGCTTTCGTCGGCAAAGAAGTGCGGTCACCTCGGCGGCAAGGTGCTGGTGCCGACCCAGGAAGCGGTGCAGAAGCTGGTCGCGGCGCGGCTTGCGGCCGACGTGATGGGCGTGCCCACACTTCTGCTGGCGCGTACGGACGCCAACTCTGCCAAGCTGCTGACCAGCGACATCGATCCGATTGACCGCGCCTTCATCGAAGGCGAGCGGACCAGCGAGGGCTTCTTCCGTGTGAAAGGCGGGCTGGACTACGCAATCGCGCGCAGCATCGCATACGCGCCCTACGTCGACATGATCTGGTGCGAGACCTCGGAGCCGAACATCGAAGAGGCGCGCCGGTTTGCCGAAGGCGTGCACGCGAAGTTCCCGGGCAAAATCCTGGCCTACAACTGCTCGCCATCGTTCAACTGGAAGAAGAAGCTGAGCGATGCCGACATCGCGCGCTTCCAGCCGGCGCTGGCGGAGATGGGCTACAAGTTCCAGTTTGTGACCCTGGCCGGCTTCCACTCGCTGAACCTGAGCATGTTCGAGTTGGCCCGCGGCTACCGCGACAGGGGAATGACCGCGTACTCGCGGCTCCAGGAGAAGGAATTCTCGCGTGAGTACGAGTACGGCTACCAGGCGGTCAAGCACCAGAAGTTTGTCGGCACGGGCTACTTCGACTCCATCACCGAAGTGGTCACGCAGGGCATGGCGTCTACCAAGGCATTGGAAGGCTCTACGGAAGAAGAGCAGTTCCAGGTGAAGGTGACGCCGCCGGTGATCCAGATTGGTCAGGATCCAGCATGCCAGCCGATCCTGGGCGATTGTCCGGCCGTCGAACCGACCCGGCAACGGATGGCGGGCGACTAG
- a CDS encoding IclR family transcriptional regulator: MSVVIESPSTAVDRTIAILEAVAARSSGMSNAEISRKLDIPKSSASYILRALERHGYLRRDGDNKYRLGLKVLNLGRGALSAVDVREVALPMMRSLVEHVHITSHLAILDGTQAVYVERVEAPGFIKMDTWVGRRMEIYSTSVGKALVSHLPEERVLAILRDRGMKRRTPTTITNPTRFLRELETVREHGYALDDEENNFGVRCVAAPVFNAAAEVEAALNITGTTQQVNKDTLPRIIDLVKETARRLSTQLGYRAARIAAGTRR; the protein is encoded by the coding sequence ATGTCCGTCGTTATCGAATCTCCGTCGACCGCGGTTGACCGCACGATCGCCATACTGGAAGCGGTGGCGGCTCGTTCCTCAGGCATGAGCAACGCCGAGATCAGCCGCAAGCTGGACATTCCGAAGAGCTCCGCCAGCTATATCCTGCGGGCGCTCGAAAGACACGGTTACTTGCGCCGCGATGGCGACAACAAGTATCGACTGGGGCTCAAAGTCCTGAACCTGGGCCGCGGTGCGCTAAGCGCGGTGGATGTGCGCGAGGTCGCATTGCCCATGATGCGTTCGCTGGTGGAGCACGTTCACATCACCTCGCACCTCGCGATCCTTGACGGCACGCAAGCGGTTTACGTGGAGCGCGTGGAAGCGCCGGGATTCATCAAGATGGACACCTGGGTAGGACGGCGCATGGAGATTTATTCCACCAGCGTCGGCAAGGCCCTGGTTTCGCACCTTCCAGAAGAACGCGTGCTGGCAATCCTGCGCGACCGCGGCATGAAGCGCCGCACCCCGACCACGATCACCAATCCCACGCGTTTCCTGCGCGAACTGGAGACGGTGCGCGAGCACGGCTATGCGCTCGACGATGAAGAGAATAATTTTGGCGTGCGCTGCGTCGCTGCCCCTGTCTTCAACGCGGCGGCCGAAGTCGAGGCCGCGCTGAATATCACCGGGACCACGCAACAGGTGAATAAGGACACGCTGCCGCGGATCATCGATCTGGTCAAGGAAACAGCGCGGCGGCTTTCCACCCAACTCGGATACCGTGCCGCAAGAATTGCCGCCGGTACACGCCGCTAG
- a CDS encoding malate synthase — translation MIQQDVLQKFPELFGKKKINGREVNVEETIATLTRELRPDIASVLSARRELLASPAPAREKYAWPSWEEKFEDPLSGKPWTFRQIVQGMIDNFFGRESEWRWRLNDETPIPKDAHPLTNAGLELTGPWAPLDMAFNALNSPAPVNMPDWEDASPPHFRPYGVSRTQPIGVYQALQNASEIHDGRWNERAYEVVKKGKTRSYKINKPPSQWPTRFNRPPGMHVKYDHIEVDGRPAPGMIAVIVLWTLNNYDALQRAGTGVYFYIPKLQTPREAVVLEKILSRIENIAGLPLGILKIKILYEEGNAGRTLPAIAWVLRRRLLGTNVGRWDYLGSIIEMWKDDPEGIFPDPQTIGMATPTMIAYQRYNALMMLMAGMKNAELTHAAPIGGMAAVMIYQSSDAYGRSRYNPLALRAMVIDKLRERLLGLMFVPEGSPEGQPTLDDILAGRAKGHLYDAYRQSWVASPEPAYVAAGNEPLRLPVAELQARLDAQVETSDVNGKAVPTVPSGLSDVERGVLRSRGLLNSEGRITPAVISKEMVETPEKIFSPERWDSIYGVPEGEVTIEHIQHAFYMAANYGFQILNGNFAAAIDDYELKLRFMNDLATYRINVSWLWQVARHEAAITKDGMFKRSMLTEDGVELARNAEPVKAGTRFTHSMFDKVWNYHNEWTAEFFAELDRRGDPGRFDRSKAPVIMELLKRQLLSPRYIQHSARVLFEIGKASPQERAQILDAVFELSRDQVSKRVDAGKMDRVALEASDYIFDIFPAAAKKEQAASTLQKQRA, via the coding sequence ATGATCCAGCAGGATGTCCTGCAAAAGTTTCCCGAGTTATTCGGGAAGAAGAAAATCAACGGCCGCGAGGTCAACGTCGAGGAAACGATCGCCACGCTCACCCGCGAGCTGCGTCCCGACATCGCCTCCGTCCTCAGCGCGCGACGCGAGTTGCTGGCATCGCCCGCGCCGGCGCGCGAGAAGTACGCCTGGCCCAGTTGGGAGGAGAAATTCGAAGATCCGCTCAGCGGCAAGCCTTGGACATTCCGCCAAATCGTGCAGGGCATGATCGACAACTTTTTCGGCCGCGAGAGCGAATGGCGCTGGCGGCTCAACGACGAGACGCCGATCCCGAAAGACGCCCATCCGCTCACCAATGCCGGTTTGGAACTCACCGGGCCGTGGGCGCCGCTGGACATGGCGTTCAACGCGCTCAACAGTCCTGCGCCCGTCAACATGCCGGACTGGGAAGACGCTTCGCCGCCTCATTTTCGCCCGTACGGCGTCTCGAGAACCCAGCCCATCGGCGTTTACCAGGCATTGCAGAACGCGAGCGAAATTCACGACGGCCGCTGGAACGAGCGCGCCTACGAAGTGGTGAAGAAGGGAAAGACGCGCTCCTACAAGATCAATAAGCCGCCCTCGCAGTGGCCGACGCGCTTCAACCGCCCGCCCGGCATGCACGTCAAGTACGACCACATTGAGGTGGACGGCCGTCCTGCGCCGGGCATGATCGCGGTCATCGTCCTCTGGACTCTCAACAACTATGACGCTCTCCAGCGCGCCGGCACCGGAGTGTATTTCTACATTCCGAAGTTGCAGACGCCGCGCGAAGCCGTGGTGCTGGAAAAGATTCTTTCGCGCATCGAGAACATTGCAGGCCTTCCGCTCGGCATACTAAAGATCAAGATTCTGTACGAGGAAGGGAACGCCGGCCGCACTCTGCCGGCGATCGCCTGGGTGCTGCGTCGCCGCCTGCTCGGTACTAATGTAGGACGGTGGGATTATCTCGGTAGCATTATCGAGATGTGGAAAGACGATCCGGAGGGAATTTTTCCCGATCCCCAGACGATTGGAATGGCAACGCCGACCATGATCGCCTATCAACGTTACAACGCGTTGATGATGCTCATGGCAGGCATGAAAAACGCCGAACTCACCCACGCCGCGCCCATTGGCGGCATGGCAGCCGTGATGATCTACCAGTCCAGCGATGCCTACGGCCGCTCCCGTTACAACCCGCTCGCGCTTCGGGCCATGGTCATCGACAAGCTGCGCGAACGCCTGCTCGGCCTGATGTTTGTGCCCGAGGGATCGCCGGAAGGACAGCCGACGCTGGATGACATTCTCGCTGGACGAGCCAAAGGACATCTTTATGACGCTTACCGCCAGAGCTGGGTGGCGAGTCCTGAGCCGGCCTACGTCGCTGCCGGCAATGAGCCGCTGCGGTTACCCGTGGCGGAACTCCAGGCACGGCTCGACGCCCAAGTTGAAACCTCCGACGTGAACGGCAAGGCTGTCCCCACCGTTCCGAGCGGGCTGAGCGATGTCGAGCGCGGCGTATTGCGATCACGCGGCCTGTTGAACTCTGAAGGCAGGATCACGCCGGCGGTCATCAGCAAGGAGATGGTGGAAACGCCGGAAAAAATCTTCTCGCCAGAGCGTTGGGACTCGATTTACGGCGTGCCCGAGGGCGAGGTCACTATCGAGCACATCCAGCACGCCTTCTACATGGCGGCCAACTACGGTTTCCAGATCCTGAACGGCAACTTCGCCGCCGCCATCGACGATTACGAGCTCAAGCTGCGTTTCATGAACGATCTTGCCACTTACCGCATCAACGTTTCCTGGCTGTGGCAGGTGGCGCGTCATGAGGCCGCCATCACCAAAGACGGCATGTTCAAACGCTCCATGCTCACCGAAGACGGCGTTGAGCTTGCCAGGAACGCCGAACCCGTGAAAGCCGGAACGCGCTTTACGCACTCGATGTTCGACAAGGTGTGGAACTACCACAACGAGTGGACGGCAGAATTCTTCGCCGAACTTGACCGCCGCGGCGATCCTGGACGCTTTGACCGCTCCAAGGCCCCGGTCATCATGGAACTGCTGAAGCGCCAGTTGCTTTCCCCGCGATACATCCAGCATAGCGCCCGCGTGCTGTTTGAGATCGGCAAGGCAAGCCCGCAGGAGCGCGCGCAAATCCTCGATGCTGTGTTTGAGTTGTCGCGCGATCAAGTAAGCAAGCGAGTGGATGCAGGAAAGATGGACCGGGTGGCGCTGGAGGCGAGCGACTATATCTTTGACATCTTCCCGGCGGCGGCGAAAAAGGAGCAGGCGGCCTCCACGTTGCAGAAGCAACGGGCTTGA
- the oxlT gene encoding oxalate/formate MFS antiporter, whose translation MAMPSAGPTAPEVSQSFLSNRWLILFFSVTSMVAVANFQYGWTLFVGPLQKQLKVEQALIQVTFTVFVLLETWLVPFEGWLVDKFGPKLLVLLGGIMAGLGWVYSAKAETVTQLYLAYAVAGIGAGIVYGTAIGSALKWFPDHRGFAAGLTAAGFGAGSALTVLPISNMINSAGYQATFIKWGIIQGAMVVVCAVFLKAPPDGWLPKSMIGKDIVAKKRQTLDDFTPTEMFGTKNFWLMYFMMTLVATGGLMATAQLAPMAASFKVDKVIIKFLFWSLPALAFALQADRVINGLCRPFWGWVSDHIGREKTMTLAFGLESCAIYLLVTFAHKPLFFVIFSAFTFFGWAEIYSLFPALCGDFFGRKHATANYGFLYTAKGTASVFVPIGSALAAGKAFDFRADVLLLIGGLLVVFSLFVAPSVLRIKLGPAKAILLVVAGLIITYGLVMTVVPNIPGFHLKFTMPKVGWAGVFKVAIAFDMIAAVLAWFVLRKLKPPVKEKPASPAAVLRAAEKKEPVLV comes from the coding sequence ATGGCGATGCCATCGGCTGGACCCACGGCCCCTGAAGTATCGCAATCTTTTCTATCGAACCGCTGGCTCATTCTGTTCTTCAGCGTTACCAGCATGGTCGCGGTTGCAAACTTCCAGTATGGCTGGACTCTGTTTGTAGGACCTCTCCAGAAGCAGCTTAAGGTGGAGCAGGCCCTCATTCAGGTAACCTTCACCGTTTTTGTGCTGCTTGAAACCTGGCTCGTGCCCTTCGAGGGTTGGCTGGTGGATAAGTTTGGCCCTAAGCTGCTGGTTCTGCTTGGCGGCATCATGGCCGGACTTGGGTGGGTGTACAGCGCAAAAGCGGAAACCGTTACCCAACTTTATCTCGCTTACGCCGTAGCCGGAATCGGGGCGGGAATCGTTTACGGCACTGCCATTGGCAGCGCGCTGAAATGGTTTCCGGACCATCGTGGCTTTGCGGCAGGTCTGACCGCGGCCGGCTTCGGCGCCGGCTCGGCACTGACCGTGTTGCCCATCTCCAACATGATTAACTCGGCGGGCTATCAGGCGACCTTCATCAAATGGGGAATCATCCAGGGCGCCATGGTGGTCGTGTGTGCGGTCTTCCTCAAGGCGCCGCCCGATGGATGGCTGCCGAAAAGCATGATCGGCAAGGACATCGTCGCGAAGAAACGCCAGACCTTGGACGACTTCACGCCCACCGAGATGTTCGGCACAAAGAACTTCTGGTTGATGTACTTCATGATGACGCTGGTCGCCACCGGCGGGCTGATGGCTACGGCACAACTTGCCCCCATGGCCGCCAGCTTCAAGGTGGACAAGGTCATTATCAAGTTCTTGTTCTGGTCACTACCGGCCCTTGCCTTCGCCCTGCAAGCCGACCGCGTAATCAACGGATTATGCCGGCCGTTCTGGGGCTGGGTTTCCGACCATATCGGACGCGAGAAGACGATGACGCTGGCATTCGGGTTGGAATCCTGCGCCATCTATCTGCTCGTTACCTTCGCTCACAAGCCGCTGTTTTTCGTAATTTTCAGTGCTTTCACATTCTTCGGATGGGCCGAGATTTACTCGCTGTTCCCGGCCCTCTGCGGTGACTTCTTCGGACGCAAGCATGCCACCGCGAACTACGGCTTCCTGTACACCGCCAAGGGTACAGCTTCCGTGTTCGTGCCCATCGGGTCGGCCTTGGCGGCGGGGAAGGCGTTTGACTTCCGCGCTGATGTCCTGCTGCTGATCGGCGGCCTGCTGGTTGTGTTTTCCCTGTTTGTTGCGCCTTCCGTACTGCGCATCAAGCTGGGACCGGCCAAGGCCATTCTGCTGGTGGTAGCCGGACTTATCATCACCTACGGACTCGTAATGACCGTGGTGCCGAACATTCCTGGCTTCCACCTGAAGTTCACCATGCCGAAGGTGGGCTGGGCCGGCGTGTTCAAGGTCGCGATTGCTTTCGACATGATCGCGGCAGTGCTGGCCTGGTTTGTGCTGCGCAAATTGAAGCCGCCGGTCAAAGAAAAGCCTGCTTCGCCTGCGGCAGTTCTGCGGGCAGCAGAAAAAAAGGAACCCGTTCTGGTTTAG
- a CDS encoding thiamine pyrophosphate-dependent enzyme, whose product MAIFVDEKPTQNLEDFKGVKKVPHNEYYTSGHRTCQGCESAQMMRLLAKAAGPRTIVLGSTGCMYVANTSYYTTPWGVPWMHTQLGSSGSAVLGAAAAFRAQMRKGKMKDEPINVIAFCGDGGGADMGLGAISATLTHPDYNLLILMYDNESYANTDIQISGTSPYGANTSFSFPGKKRRIMNHRWKKNVAPLMAIGHPTCRYVATISTSYALQAMNVVRRALSIGGPTFVHCLNPCPKGWDFDPLQAHELGELAVNTGVWPLYEIENGAVKLYGKSKQIAEGKFKRLPVRDYLEKQGRFNHFIDEDIDFFQSKVDEMWTKWLVPGVIPLGAGLEKEL is encoded by the coding sequence ATGGCTATCTTTGTAGACGAAAAACCGACCCAAAACCTGGAGGACTTTAAGGGTGTCAAGAAAGTCCCCCACAACGAATACTACACATCCGGCCACCGCACCTGCCAAGGCTGCGAGTCGGCCCAGATGATGCGGCTGTTGGCCAAGGCCGCCGGCCCCCGCACGATCGTGCTGGGCTCGACCGGTTGCATGTACGTCGCCAACACGTCGTACTACACCACCCCGTGGGGCGTGCCCTGGATGCATACCCAGCTGGGCAGCTCCGGATCTGCTGTGCTGGGCGCGGCCGCCGCGTTCCGCGCGCAGATGCGCAAAGGCAAAATGAAAGATGAGCCCATCAACGTCATCGCCTTCTGCGGCGACGGTGGTGGCGCGGATATGGGCCTGGGCGCCATCTCGGCGACTCTGACCCATCCCGATTACAACCTCCTCATCCTCATGTACGACAACGAGTCCTATGCCAACACCGACATTCAGATCTCCGGCACTTCTCCTTACGGAGCGAACACCTCGTTCAGCTTCCCCGGCAAGAAGCGTCGCATCATGAATCACCGCTGGAAGAAGAATGTCGCGCCCCTGATGGCTATCGGACATCCCACCTGCCGGTACGTGGCGACCATTTCCACGTCCTACGCGTTGCAGGCCATGAACGTTGTCCGCCGCGCCCTCAGCATCGGTGGACCGACCTTCGTGCATTGTCTGAACCCGTGCCCCAAGGGATGGGATTTCGATCCTCTCCAGGCGCACGAGCTCGGCGAGCTGGCCGTCAACACCGGCGTTTGGCCGTTGTACGAAATCGAGAACGGCGCAGTGAAGCTCTACGGCAAATCCAAGCAAATTGCCGAGGGAAAATTCAAGCGCCTCCCGGTTCGTGATTATCTGGAAAAGCAAGGCCGTTTCAACCACTTCATCGACGAAGACATTGACTTCTTCCAGAGCAAAGTGGACGAAATGTGGACCAAGTGGCTCGTACCCGGGGTCATTCCCCTCGGGGCCGGGCTCGAGAAGGAACTCTAA
- a CDS encoding transketolase C-terminal domain-containing protein, with amino-acid sequence MATMAVAEQKQAEQEALITGSEAMAIACKLADVDVVTAYPIRPYDTVMQYITQLNADGEMDCEFIVAEGEHSQFEIVKHASVCGARVFCGSSGVGWMYAMEALTVTPALRVPMIAMVGNRALDDPGAFGTEHNDALAVRDLGWLLTWVDSGQECLDTTLIAYRVAEDPRMLVPCAISCDGAFLTHSQSLIKIPSAEQVKKFLPRYDRGNLLMHPDNVISIAPQVNEDWVMEVRKQNFAVTERSMDVIREAYTDFEKIFGRKYGNPFFEEFMTEDADVVLLGMGTMSMPMHVAIRDLRKKGIKVGFVRLRWFRPFPAEELAKCLSRFKAVGVVDRDFSFGSPYLSGVVATEVRTALYPGKGPKPPVLGFISGLGGREVTLQDVKTMTEKTLEAAEGKSVPLTQWIGLRD; translated from the coding sequence ATGGCAACAATGGCAGTGGCAGAACAAAAACAAGCCGAACAGGAAGCCCTGATAACGGGTTCGGAAGCCATGGCGATCGCCTGCAAGCTGGCTGACGTGGACGTGGTCACGGCTTATCCGATTCGCCCGTACGACACGGTCATGCAATACATCACCCAGTTGAACGCTGATGGAGAGATGGATTGCGAGTTCATCGTGGCCGAGGGCGAACACTCACAATTTGAGATCGTCAAGCATGCCTCCGTCTGCGGCGCCCGCGTTTTCTGCGGCAGCAGCGGCGTGGGCTGGATGTACGCCATGGAAGCCCTCACCGTCACCCCGGCGCTGCGCGTCCCCATGATCGCCATGGTGGGCAACCGCGCGCTCGACGATCCCGGCGCTTTCGGTACCGAACACAACGATGCTCTTGCCGTCCGCGACCTCGGTTGGCTCTTGACCTGGGTTGATAGCGGCCAGGAGTGCCTCGATACCACCCTCATCGCCTACCGCGTGGCGGAAGATCCCCGCATGTTGGTGCCCTGCGCCATCAGTTGCGACGGCGCCTTCCTCACCCACTCGCAGTCGCTGATCAAGATTCCCTCGGCCGAGCAGGTCAAGAAGTTCCTGCCCCGCTACGACCGCGGCAATCTGCTGATGCACCCGGACAACGTCATCTCCATCGCGCCTCAGGTCAACGAGGACTGGGTGATGGAAGTCCGCAAGCAGAACTTCGCTGTCACCGAGCGGTCCATGGACGTCATTCGCGAAGCCTATACCGACTTCGAGAAGATTTTCGGCCGCAAGTACGGCAACCCGTTCTTCGAGGAGTTCATGACCGAGGATGCTGACGTCGTCCTGCTCGGCATGGGGACTATGTCGATGCCGATGCACGTCGCCATCCGCGATCTGCGCAAGAAAGGCATCAAGGTCGGCTTTGTTCGCCTGCGCTGGTTCCGGCCCTTCCCGGCCGAGGAGCTGGCCAAGTGCCTCAGCCGTTTCAAGGCCGTTGGCGTTGTCGATCGCGACTTCTCCTTCGGCTCTCCCTACCTGAGCGGCGTGGTCGCCACCGAAGTCAGGACCGCGTTGTATCCGGGCAAGGGACCCAAGCCGCCGGTGTTGGGCTTTATCTCCGGGCTGGGTGGTCGCGAGGTCACGTTGCAGGATGTCAAGACGATGACCGAGAAGACGCTCGAGGCTGCGGAAGGCAAGTCCGTACCGCTGACGCAATGGATCGGGCTGCGGGACTAG